A segment of the Parasphingopyxis algicola genome:
CGATGCGGGATTGCTCTGGCTGTTCGGCCTGCATCACTCGATCACGGCCCGCACCTCGTTCAAGCGCTGGTGGACGAAATTCGTTCCCGCCTCCATCGAACGCGCCACCTATGTCTATATGACCGCCGGCCTGATCGCGCCGCTCGTGCTCCTGTGGGAACCGATCCCGGCCACCATCTGGAACGTCCAGTGGCTCCCGGGGCAGATCGCCATCTGGGCACTCTATCTCGGTTGCTGGGGAATGATGCTCGCCGCAACCTTTCATTTCGGCCATTTCCGCTTTCTCGGCATCGCCCAGGCCTGGGAGCGTTTCCGCAACACGCGGCCGCCCGAAGGCCGCTTCAGCGCGCGCTATCTCTACGCGGTCGTCCGCCACCCGATCAGCCTCGGCTGGATTACGGCGCCGCTCCTTGTGCCGCATCTGAGCGCCGGCCATCTCGTTTTCTCGCTGGCGGCCCTCGTCTACGTCCTGATCGCGACACCCTTCGAGGAAGCCGATCTGATCGAGGAACTGGGCGACGTCTATCGCCATTATCGGCGGCGCGTTCCGACCTTCTTGCCGCGGTTCTAGACGGGGACGTGGCGCGCCTCAGCTTACGATCTGATAGCCGCTGGCCAGCGCGAACAGGGTGGCCGTCGCCGCGCCGAGATGGGGCACGGTCCGCGGCGCCGTGAAATGGGTGGGCGGCGCCATGTCCATCCGGCGCACGCGAATGAGCGCCACATTCACAAGGGCGAAGACGATCAGCAGGAACATCGCGGTGAACTGCGCGAGCGTGGCAAGCGGCAGCAGCACGGCGGCCGCGAACACGCCGCCGATCACGAGGAGCGTCGCGGCGATCGGCGTCCGGGTTCTAGGATGCACGCGGCCGAACCAAGGCGCGATCAGCCGCTGGCGCGACAGGCCGAACAGCACCCGCGAGGCCATCACGACCTGGACCAGCGCGCCGTTCAGCACCGCCAGCATCGCGACATAGCTCATCCACCGGCTCGGCGCATCGGTGAGCTGCGAGAGGATCAGGGTCATCGGCTCGGTGCTGCGCGCCAGCTCGGTCGTCGATGTGCTGCCGATCGCGACGACCGCCAGTGCGATATAGATCAGCGCCGTCAGCAGCAGCGCCAGCAGGATCGCGATCGGCAGCGTCCGGCGCGGGCGCTTCACTTCCTCGGCGATGTTGACCATGTCCTCGAAGCCGATGAACGCATAGAAGGCGAGCACCGCCCCGGCGACGACGCCCGCGACCTCGGCCGAACCGAACGCAGGAGGCGCGTCCGGCAGATCGATCCCCTGGACCACGCCCAGCGCGATGACGAATAGTATCGCGCCGACCTCGACGATCGTGATCGCGGCGATCGCCAGGACCGACTGTCCGATCCCCCAGCTCGCGAGTCCGCCGATCAGAAGGGCGAGGCCGAGATAGGCGTGCCAGGGCTCGAAACTCACCAGGCCACCGGCATAGCCCGCGAAACCCCGGAACATCACGCCCGACGAGACTATCCCCGAAGCGATGATGAGCAGGCCGACGAGCAGCGCGATCCGCCGCTCGGCGAAGGCGGCCGAGACATAGGCCGCCTCGCCCGCCGATTGCGGATAGCGCGCGGCGAGTTCGGCGAAACTGGCCGCGGTCAGCGCCGCGATCAGCGAGGCCAGCAGGAAGGAGAGCGGCGCGAAGAGCCCCGCCGCCGCCGCGACCTCCCCGATCAGCGCATAAATGCCCGCGCCGATCATCGTCCCGACGCCGTACAGGACGAGCAGCGGACCGGTGACGCTGCGCCGGAGGGCTAGGGGTGCGGGGTCGGCCGGGGAACTGGGCATTACGGCCATCCCATAGCCCGAACCGGCTAGGGCTCAAAATCGGCCCGCCCGGGTACGGCGCACAAAAAAGGGCCGGAGGATCGCTCCTCCGGCCCTTCTTTTCGTGTGGCTGGCGCCCGGGCTTAGAAGCCCATGCCGCCGCCCATGCCGCCCATGTCGGGCATGGCCGGAGCAGCCGCAGCCTTGTCTTCCGGAAGCTCGGCCACCGTCGCTTCGGTGGTGATGAGCAGACCGGCGACCGACGCCGCATCCTGCAGCGCGGCGCGCACGACCTTGGTCGGGTCGATCACGCCGGCCTTGACCAGATCCTCATAGACATCGGTCTGGGCGTTGAAGCCGAGCTTGGCGTCCTTGCCGTCGAGCAGTTTGCCCGAAACGACCGCGCCGTCATGGCCGGCATTTTCGGCGATCTGACGGACCGGCGCGTAGAGCGCCTTGCGGACGATATCGACGCCGCGGGTCTGGTCGTCATTTTCGCCTTCCAGGCCGTTCAATGCCTTGGTGGCATAGAGCAGCGCGGTTCCGCCGCCCGGGACGATGCCTTCTTCGACCGCGGCGCGGGTGGCGTGGAGCGCGTCGTCGACACGGTCCTTGCGTTCCTTCACCTCGACTTCGGTGGCACCGCCGACCTTGATCACGGCCACGCCGCCGGCGAGCTTGGCGAGACGCTCCTGGAGCTTCTCGCGGTCATAGTCGCTGGTCGTGGTTTCGATCTGCTGACGGATCGCATCGACGCGACCGGCAATCGCCTTCTTCTGGCCCGCACCGTCGACGATGGTCGTGTTGTCCTTGTCGATGGTGACGCGCTTGGCTTCGCCGAGCATGCCGAGCGTGACCGATTCCAGCTTGATGCCGAGATCTTCGGAGATCATCTCGCCCTTGGTCAGGATCGCGATGTCTTCGAGCATCGCCTTGCGGCGATCGCCGAAGCCCGGCGCCTTGACCGCGGCAACCTTGAGGCCGCCGCGCAGCTTGTTGACCACCAGGGTCGCGAGCGCTTCGCCTTCGATGTCTTCCGCGATGATCAGCAGCGGACGGCCCGACTGGACGACCGATTCGAGGATCGGCAGCATGTCCTGCAGGCTCGACAGCTTCTTCTCGTGGATCAGGATGTACGGGTTTTCGAGCTCGACATTCATCTTGTCCGGATTGGTGACGAAATAGGGGCTCAGATAGCCGCGGTCGAACTGCATGCCTTCGACGACATCGAGTTCGAATTCGAGGCCCTTGGCCTCTTCCACGGTGATCACGCCTTCCTTGCCGACCTTGTCCATGGCTTCGGCGATCTTCTCGCCGACTTCGCGGTCGCCATTGGCCGAAATCACGCCGACCTGGGCGACTTCGTCCGAGCTCTTGACGTTCTTCGAACGCTTCTGGATGTCCTCGACGACCTTGCCGACGGCGAGATCGATGCCGCGCTTCAGGTCCATCGGGTTCATGCCGGCGGCGACCGACTTCATGCCTTCCTTGACGATCGCCTGGGCGAGAACCGTCGCGGTCGTCGTGCCGTCACCGGCGATGTCGTTGGTCTTCGAAGCGACTTCGCGGACCATCTGCGCGCCCATATTCTCGAACTTGTCCTTGAGTTCGATTTCCTTGGCGACGGTGACGCCGTCCTTGGTGATGCGCGGCGCGCCGAAGCTCTTGTCGAGTACCACGTTGCGGCCCTTGGGACCGAGCGTGACCTTCACCGCGTCGGCGAGAATGTCCACGCCCTTCATGATGCGCTCGCGCGCGTCGCGTCCGAATTTTACGTCTTTACCTGCCATGATAGCTTACCTCTGTTTGGTTCGTGTTCGCGAAAGAAAAAGCTTTCGATACTCAGGCAACGATGCCGAGAATGTCGCTTTCCTTCATGATGATCAGCTCTTCGCCGTCGAGCTTGACTTCGGTGCCCGACCATTTGCCGAACAGGATCCGGTCGCCCTTCTTGACGTCCAGCGGAGTGACCTTGCCGTCGTCGGCCTTGAGGCCCGAACCGGCGGCGACGACTTCGCCTTCCTGTGGCTTTTCCTGGGCGCTATCCGGAATGATGATGCCACCGGCGGTCTTGGCGTCGGCCTCTACGCGGCGGACAAGCACGCGATCGTGCAGCGGACGAAATCCCATTGTAATTCCTTTCCTCAATTCCCAATTTCGAAGACGATGACGAGACGGTTCCCCGTGAAGCGCCCGCCCGATCGCCCGATCATGCAAAAACAAATTTTAGCACTCCCTAAGCGCGAGTGCTAACAGAAGCGCATTTAGGCCCTCTGCCCCGGCTTTCAAGGAAAAAGCGCAAAATTCGGAAATTTTCCGGATGCCGGGTGTAACCGCCCCGGCGCTCCGCGCGAACCGGCCGGTGAACAGCCGGGTTCATGTCATGAATATATCGCTTATCCCTCGATTGGCACAATTCCGAAAAGCTTGCAGGCTGCCCCCGAGCAAGCGTTCAGGAACCGTGCGCGCGAAAGATGCCTCCCCGCGCGGACGGGCGATCGAGGGCCGGGGAACCGTCCGGCGGCCGCAGTCCAAGGGTCGCATTGTGTCGGATGGTTCCCCACCCCTTTTCGACCGGCGGGCGGAGACCGGGCTGCACAGCGCCGATTTGCGTGCTAGATCGGTGCCGTGGTTGCAGACGACGAGACATTGTCGCGCCTCATGGCGCTCGCCCAGACCGGCGACAAGGGCGCCTATCGCACCCTGCTCGGCGAGTGCGAGACCTGGCTCAAACGCTATTATGCCCGCAAGATCGGGCCGCACGTCCTGGATGATCTCGTGCAGGACACCCTGATCTCGCTCCACCGCAAGCGTGCATCCTATGATCCGTCCCGGGCGTTCCTGCCCTGGCTGGCGGCGATCGCGCGCTATCGCTGGATCGACCATCTGCGCAAAGCCTATCGCGCGAAAGAGGTGGAGCTGAACGAGGAACTGGCCGCCGATCCTTCGGATCCGGCCGTCGCGGCGAAGATCGGGCTCGAGCGGCTGATGGGGCTGATCCCCGAAAAGCAGGCGCTGGCGATCAAGCTCGTCAAGATCGAGGGGCTGACGATTGCCGAGGCCTCGCAGAAAACCGGCCAGTCGGAATCGCTGGTAAAAGTGAATATTCATCGCGGCATGAAACGCATGGCCGCGGCGATCGAGGAAGAATGAGATAATGTCGACGGGTTTCGATCTGGACAGCCTTGCCGAGGAGCTGACGCCGGTAAAGCCGCTCAATGCAGCCGGCGCCATCGGCGGCATGGTCTTTCTGACCGCGCTGGGCGGCGTGTTCGTCGTCTCGACGCTCGGCTTCCGCAGCCATTTCGGTTCGTCGGCGACCGATACGATGTTCCTGATCCGCTCCGGCCTGCTGATCCTGCTCGGGGCGGCCAGCCTCAGCGCGGCGACGGGCATGGCGCGCCCCGCCGTCGGCACGAGCCGCAGCGGCTGGCGCTGGGCGGGCGCCGCTGCGCTGATCGTCCCGATTTCCGCCGCCATCGCGGCGCTGGTCAGCCGTACGCCCGTCGCCGAGCGCCTCCATCCGGCCAATGGCGTGGAGTGCCTGACCTATTCGATCGGCATCGGGCTCGTCCTCGGCGCGGTGCTGACCTGGTGGCTCAGGCGCGGCGCGCCGACCTCGCCCGAACGCGCGGGTACCGTCACCGGCCTTGCCGCGGGCAGCCTCGGCGCGCTCGCCTATTCGATGCATTGCCCGCATAACGACATCGTCTATATCGGGCTGTGGTACACGCTCGCCATCGCCGCGACGACGCTGGCTGGCAGGCTCATCGTCCCGCGCCTCGTGCGGTGGTAGGTGTCCGACCCCATATTGGGATCAGTTGAGGCCGGTGAGAGCGTCATTGCGAGGAGCCGGAGGCGACGCGGCAATCCAGAGCTGCAGGCGAGAACGATTACAGCTCTGGATTGCTTCGCTGCGCTCGCAATGACGGTGTGGCCGTTTCTCAGCTGCTCCGCTTAGTGGAAACGCCACGCCTGTCCGCAGAACCGTGTTTGTTTCCAGGCGCCCGCATCCCTAAATAGCATCCATAGAAATATTGAGGAGCATGTGATGCGGCTGTTGCGCGGTGCCTGGAAGGTTTTGGTGGGGATCAAGGACGCGCTCGTCCTGCTGCTCCTCTTGCTCTTTTTCGGGCTGCTATACGCGCTGCTCACGGCGAGCCCCAATCCGGTCGTGCCCGGTGAAGGCGCGCTGCATCTCAATCTCGAAGGCGTGGTCGTCGAACAGCCCGAAGAGGTCAGTCCGTTCGCACTGCTGACCGGCGGCGAACCGGTCCGCCAGCACCGCCTGCGCGATATCGTC
Coding sequences within it:
- a CDS encoding methyltransferase family protein — protein: MKKTLILLYATLGYLIGMASIAYMVGFIANIGVPKAIGDGPAGSPWTAALTDAGLLWLFGLHHSITARTSFKRWWTKFVPASIERATYVYMTAGLIAPLVLLWEPIPATIWNVQWLPGQIAIWALYLGCWGMMLAATFHFGHFRFLGIAQAWERFRNTRPPEGRFSARYLYAVVRHPISLGWITAPLLVPHLSAGHLVFSLAALVYVLIATPFEEADLIEELGDVYRHYRRRVPTFLPRF
- a CDS encoding APC family permease, whose product is MPSSPADPAPLALRRSVTGPLLVLYGVGTMIGAGIYALIGEVAAAAGLFAPLSFLLASLIAALTAASFAELAARYPQSAGEAAYVSAAFAERRIALLVGLLIIASGIVSSGVMFRGFAGYAGGLVSFEPWHAYLGLALLIGGLASWGIGQSVLAIAAITIVEVGAILFVIALGVVQGIDLPDAPPAFGSAEVAGVVAGAVLAFYAFIGFEDMVNIAEEVKRPRRTLPIAILLALLLTALIYIALAVVAIGSTSTTELARSTEPMTLILSQLTDAPSRWMSYVAMLAVLNGALVQVVMASRVLFGLSRQRLIAPWFGRVHPRTRTPIAATLLVIGGVFAAAVLLPLATLAQFTAMFLLIVFALVNVALIRVRRMDMAPPTHFTAPRTVPHLGAATATLFALASGYQIVS
- the groL gene encoding chaperonin GroEL (60 kDa chaperone family; promotes refolding of misfolded polypeptides especially under stressful conditions; forms two stacked rings of heptamers to form a barrel-shaped 14mer; ends can be capped by GroES; misfolded proteins enter the barrel where they are refolded when GroES binds) → MAGKDVKFGRDARERIMKGVDILADAVKVTLGPKGRNVVLDKSFGAPRITKDGVTVAKEIELKDKFENMGAQMVREVASKTNDIAGDGTTTATVLAQAIVKEGMKSVAAGMNPMDLKRGIDLAVGKVVEDIQKRSKNVKSSDEVAQVGVISANGDREVGEKIAEAMDKVGKEGVITVEEAKGLEFELDVVEGMQFDRGYLSPYFVTNPDKMNVELENPYILIHEKKLSSLQDMLPILESVVQSGRPLLIIAEDIEGEALATLVVNKLRGGLKVAAVKAPGFGDRRKAMLEDIAILTKGEMISEDLGIKLESVTLGMLGEAKRVTIDKDNTTIVDGAGQKKAIAGRVDAIRQQIETTTSDYDREKLQERLAKLAGGVAVIKVGGATEVEVKERKDRVDDALHATRAAVEEGIVPGGGTALLYATKALNGLEGENDDQTRGVDIVRKALYAPVRQIAENAGHDGAVVSGKLLDGKDAKLGFNAQTDVYEDLVKAGVIDPTKVVRAALQDAASVAGLLITTEATVAELPEDKAAAAPAMPDMGGMGGGMGF
- the groES gene encoding co-chaperone GroES, translated to MGFRPLHDRVLVRRVEADAKTAGGIIIPDSAQEKPQEGEVVAAGSGLKADDGKVTPLDVKKGDRILFGKWSGTEVKLDGEELIIMKESDILGIVA
- a CDS encoding sigma-70 family RNA polymerase sigma factor, which produces MVADDETLSRLMALAQTGDKGAYRTLLGECETWLKRYYARKIGPHVLDDLVQDTLISLHRKRASYDPSRAFLPWLAAIARYRWIDHLRKAYRAKEVELNEELAADPSDPAVAAKIGLERLMGLIPEKQALAIKLVKIEGLTIAEASQKTGQSESLVKVNIHRGMKRMAAAIEEE
- a CDS encoding NrsF family protein, which translates into the protein MSTGFDLDSLAEELTPVKPLNAAGAIGGMVFLTALGGVFVVSTLGFRSHFGSSATDTMFLIRSGLLILLGAASLSAATGMARPAVGTSRSGWRWAGAAALIVPISAAIAALVSRTPVAERLHPANGVECLTYSIGIGLVLGAVLTWWLRRGAPTSPERAGTVTGLAAGSLGALAYSMHCPHNDIVYIGLWYTLAIAATTLAGRLIVPRLVRW